The Sorangiineae bacterium MSr11367 genome window below encodes:
- a CDS encoding lytic polysaccharide monooxygenase yields MIAGRVFAVLVGVGASVAAPAAHAHFHLNAPAASLAQDAQGNPQKVGPCGSNSGTSTGQVTAYRPGQAVDISINETVFHPGHYRVALAVSDPSELPKDPKVTPGPTPCGTAEIEKSPKLPVLGDGLLVHTSAFTGPQTMRVVLPSNVTCTKCTLQVLEFMSEHNPNCFYYHCANISIQGDPVDAGTVLDAGGPSSGDAGTGGNGGNGGDEEGNGGNSSSGGCSMPPGGSTATGGLAGLFALTLFGVVRRRFRRSRGMIR; encoded by the coding sequence ATGATCGCTGGGCGTGTTTTCGCTGTGCTCGTGGGCGTGGGTGCGTCGGTGGCGGCACCGGCGGCGCATGCTCATTTCCACTTGAACGCGCCTGCCGCGTCGCTGGCGCAGGACGCCCAGGGTAATCCGCAAAAGGTTGGCCCCTGCGGGAGCAATAGCGGAACGTCGACGGGCCAAGTGACGGCGTATCGGCCGGGCCAGGCGGTCGACATCTCGATCAACGAGACGGTTTTTCATCCGGGGCACTACCGGGTGGCGCTCGCGGTGAGCGATCCGAGCGAGCTTCCCAAGGACCCGAAGGTGACGCCGGGACCGACGCCGTGCGGGACCGCGGAGATCGAGAAGTCGCCCAAGCTTCCCGTGTTGGGCGACGGGCTGCTCGTGCACACGAGCGCCTTCACGGGTCCGCAGACGATGCGGGTGGTGCTGCCGTCCAACGTGACGTGCACCAAGTGCACGTTGCAGGTGCTCGAGTTCATGTCGGAGCACAACCCGAATTGCTTCTATTACCATTGCGCCAACATCTCCATTCAAGGGGATCCCGTGGATGCGGGCACCGTGCTCGATGCGGGCGGCCCCTCCAGCGGCGATGCGGGGACGGGCGGCAACGGCGGGAACGGTGGGGACGAAGAAGGCAACGGCGGGAACAGCTCTTCGGGCGGCTGCTCCATGCCGCCGGGGGGTTCGACGGCGACCGGCGGGCTCGCGGGGCTGTTTGCGCTCACGCTTTTCGGCGTGGTGCGCAGGCGCTTTCGGCGGTCACGGGGAATGATTCGGTAA
- a CDS encoding enoyl-CoA hydratase-related protein encodes MSSVVLLERVGGVAIVTLNRPDKLNALNQELLAALYGTWSDLDHDPTVLCAVLTGAGKAFAAGADIAAMSAMGTSEAKIFSDLGHTVLARMESAHFPIIGAVNGFALGGGCEVALACDFLYASDGAKFGQPEVSLGVIPGFGGTQRLARRVGIARARELCMTGDVITADRALAMGLVNAVFPAGDLLTQVRAVADKIASKGPLAIAQCKRVMQRGADVPLPVANELEAQAFSWLFGTTDQKEGMAAFLEKRPASFKGR; translated from the coding sequence GTGAGCTCCGTCGTTCTTCTCGAGCGCGTGGGTGGCGTCGCCATCGTCACGTTGAACCGCCCCGACAAGCTGAATGCGCTCAATCAAGAGCTGCTCGCGGCCTTGTATGGCACCTGGAGCGATCTGGATCACGATCCGACGGTGCTCTGTGCCGTGCTCACGGGCGCGGGCAAGGCCTTTGCGGCCGGCGCCGACATTGCGGCCATGTCCGCGATGGGCACGTCGGAGGCGAAGATCTTCTCCGATCTGGGCCACACCGTGTTGGCGCGCATGGAGAGCGCGCACTTCCCCATCATTGGCGCGGTGAATGGCTTCGCGCTCGGCGGTGGGTGCGAGGTGGCGCTGGCGTGCGACTTCCTCTACGCGAGCGATGGCGCGAAGTTCGGGCAGCCCGAGGTGAGCCTCGGGGTCATCCCGGGCTTCGGCGGCACACAACGCCTCGCCCGCCGCGTGGGCATCGCGCGTGCGCGCGAGCTGTGCATGACCGGCGATGTGATCACGGCCGACCGCGCCCTGGCCATGGGCTTGGTGAACGCGGTCTTCCCCGCGGGGGATCTGCTCACGCAGGTGCGCGCGGTGGCCGACAAGATCGCGTCCAAAGGCCCGCTGGCCATCGCCCAGTGCAAACGCGTCATGCAACGCGGCGCCGACGTGCCGCTCCCCGTGGCGAACGAGCTGGAAGCCCAGGCCTTCTCGTGGTTGTTCGGCACCACCGATCAAAAAGAGGGCATGGCCGCCTTCTTGGAGAAGCGCCCCGCCTCGTTCAAGGGTCGCTAG
- a CDS encoding 3-hydroxyacyl-CoA dehydrogenase NAD-binding domain-containing protein, which produces MSEIRLIGVLGAGQMGSGIAQVAAAAGFDVKLADVSLDVAEKGKGKIEKILSKQVEKGKLSADDKNALVGRITPIGGPEGFKGCDLVIEAATENLDLKSQLFRRCDEALAPGAYLASNTSSISLTKLAGLTSRPDKVIGMHFMNPPPLMKLVEIVRAVQTSEETYSVIFALAEKMGKTVITSKDAPGFLVNRMLIPMLNEACFALQEGIGTAADIDTGAKLGLNHPMGPLELADLIGLDTVLFIAEVLHRDLGDDKYRAPTLLRNLVNAGWLGRKSGRGFHDYSEGKP; this is translated from the coding sequence ATGTCAGAGATTCGGCTCATCGGTGTCCTCGGCGCAGGACAGATGGGAAGCGGCATCGCCCAAGTGGCTGCGGCCGCGGGGTTCGACGTTAAGCTCGCTGACGTTTCGCTCGATGTCGCCGAAAAGGGCAAGGGCAAGATCGAGAAGATCCTCTCCAAGCAGGTGGAAAAAGGGAAGCTTTCGGCGGACGACAAGAACGCGCTGGTCGGGCGCATCACGCCGATCGGCGGCCCCGAGGGCTTCAAAGGCTGCGATCTCGTCATCGAGGCGGCCACCGAGAACCTCGATCTGAAGAGCCAGCTCTTTCGCCGCTGCGACGAGGCCCTCGCCCCGGGCGCGTACCTGGCCAGCAACACGTCGTCCATTTCGCTGACCAAGCTGGCCGGGCTCACCTCGCGGCCCGACAAGGTCATCGGCATGCACTTCATGAATCCCCCTCCCCTGATGAAGCTCGTGGAAATCGTCCGCGCGGTTCAGACGTCGGAGGAGACGTACAGCGTCATTTTCGCCCTGGCGGAAAAGATGGGCAAGACGGTCATCACCAGCAAGGACGCCCCCGGCTTCCTCGTGAACCGCATGCTCATTCCGATGTTGAACGAGGCGTGTTTCGCGCTGCAGGAAGGCATCGGCACGGCGGCGGACATCGACACGGGTGCAAAGCTCGGGTTGAACCATCCCATGGGGCCGCTCGAGTTGGCCGATCTCATTGGCCTCGATACGGTGCTCTTCATCGCCGAGGTGCTGCATCGCGATCTCGGCGACGACAAATACCGCGCGCCGACGTTGCTGCGCAATTTGGTGAATGCGGGCTGGCTCGGTCGCAAGTCGGGCCGCGGCTTCCACGACTACAGCGAGGGCAAGCCGTGA
- a CDS encoding small ribosomal subunit Rsm22 family protein, whose product MISPLDETWRSLLDDVARERKWPTSSEVKRLASNVRALSSAYNDGAQAPAARARSADALGARLLFSFPRDVPKGAAAVRELVSAGLLRIPDDRPLRILDVGAGLGAMTWGVARALAGVGQTGAIEAFLVDEDPMAIELAARIFKRRAGEGDIRITARCTSGTVDDAAARTDATFDLVIAGQLLSELHRDRPDAERVSRHVDLVLSLLKRVREHGALVIVEPALRARTRHLHAVRDALVMPPRPGVTLFAPCLHAAACPMLTNPGDWCHEDLPVNLPPWLVDVARGAGLRWEGLTYSYLILRRDQVQLAGTLGPSQPDGMRLRVVSDLIVTKGKCEVFLCSEAGSLVRPARLDRAHSETNASFRSLVRGDLVTIRPFSERRIERETSVKRCSS is encoded by the coding sequence ATGATCTCGCCGCTCGATGAAACATGGCGCTCTTTACTGGATGATGTGGCCCGCGAGCGAAAATGGCCCACGTCGTCCGAGGTAAAGCGCCTCGCCTCCAACGTGCGCGCCCTCTCGTCGGCGTACAACGACGGCGCCCAGGCCCCCGCCGCCCGCGCCCGCAGTGCCGACGCCCTCGGCGCGCGCCTCCTCTTTTCCTTTCCGCGCGACGTCCCCAAGGGTGCGGCCGCCGTGCGCGAGCTCGTCTCCGCCGGGCTCCTCCGCATCCCGGATGACCGGCCGCTGCGCATCCTCGACGTCGGCGCAGGCCTCGGTGCCATGACGTGGGGCGTCGCGCGCGCGCTCGCCGGCGTCGGGCAAACGGGTGCCATCGAAGCGTTCCTCGTCGACGAAGACCCCATGGCCATCGAGCTCGCCGCCCGCATCTTCAAACGGCGCGCAGGGGAGGGGGACATCCGCATCACCGCGCGCTGCACCTCGGGTACCGTGGACGATGCCGCCGCCCGTACCGACGCCACCTTCGACCTCGTCATCGCCGGACAACTCTTGAGCGAGCTGCATCGCGACCGCCCCGATGCGGAACGCGTCAGCCGCCACGTCGACCTCGTCCTCTCGCTCTTGAAGCGGGTGCGCGAGCACGGCGCACTGGTCATCGTGGAGCCTGCCCTGCGGGCGCGCACGCGCCATCTGCACGCCGTGCGCGACGCCCTCGTCATGCCGCCACGCCCGGGCGTCACCCTGTTCGCTCCGTGCCTGCACGCGGCCGCGTGCCCCATGCTCACCAACCCGGGCGACTGGTGCCACGAGGACCTCCCGGTGAACCTCCCGCCCTGGCTCGTCGACGTCGCCCGCGGCGCCGGCCTGCGCTGGGAGGGATTGACCTATAGCTACCTCATCTTGCGCCGCGATCAGGTTCAGCTCGCTGGAACCCTCGGCCCCTCCCAACCCGACGGAATGCGCCTCCGCGTCGTATCCGACCTCATCGTCACGAAGGGCAAATGTGAGGTCTTTTTGTGCAGCGAAGCGGGCTCCCTCGTCCGCCCAGCACGCCTCGATCGCGCCCATTCCGAGACGAACGCGAGCTTTCGGTCACTCGTCCGTGGCGATCTCGTCACCATTCGCCCCTTCAGTGAGCGGCGCATCGAACGCGAAACCTCTGTAAAGAGATGCTCATCATGA
- a CDS encoding rhomboid family intramembrane serine protease, which yields MAVLARVLEARLSLLLLVLSVLVFGYEISLGDTSAVPVLLASGALERSHVLAGEWWRLGSAMFVHVGLLHLLFHVSGCFGCCVVVEHELGKARFLLLYLASGLAGAAASVILYGKVSAGASGVACGMIGAMLILRQRELGSWGDVFRDPFARLVVAMVVVGFGVAGLFTDMDHAAHGGGFVAGAMLTWALTASAFRVRGTSLALAAIAMLVYAAVRPWWTPSEAPDLFAYAYLGGDDTGATYPVDYARARRFAERSCDQGSALGCEYLARIYQEGLGTPKDDAQVLRILDRCCERGDSQACYEQGAMLAKDPAATRAIDLFEKACTSPRKRVLAACVSLSEYYRVGRGRPKDLAHARALVQEACDIGYEDGCAGIILIDAWVAPPGPARDASIEKLRAMCKEEGSWSCRCLHTAEKWPG from the coding sequence ATGGCTGTTCTCGCGCGTGTGCTGGAGGCGCGGCTCTCGTTGTTGCTCCTCGTCCTCAGCGTCCTCGTCTTTGGTTACGAGATATCGCTCGGCGACACGAGCGCGGTGCCCGTGCTGTTGGCCTCGGGGGCCTTGGAGCGGTCGCACGTCTTGGCGGGTGAGTGGTGGCGCCTTGGGTCCGCCATGTTCGTGCACGTCGGGCTCCTGCACCTTCTCTTTCACGTGTCGGGCTGCTTCGGATGCTGCGTGGTGGTCGAGCACGAGTTGGGCAAGGCGAGGTTCCTTCTCCTGTACCTCGCCTCGGGCCTCGCCGGCGCCGCGGCCAGCGTCATCTTGTACGGGAAGGTGTCGGCAGGCGCCTCGGGGGTCGCGTGCGGCATGATCGGCGCGATGCTCATCCTCCGGCAGCGTGAGCTCGGATCGTGGGGGGACGTGTTCCGCGATCCCTTTGCGCGTCTCGTGGTCGCGATGGTGGTCGTGGGGTTCGGGGTCGCCGGACTCTTCACCGACATGGATCACGCCGCGCATGGCGGCGGGTTCGTGGCAGGCGCGATGCTCACCTGGGCGCTCACGGCATCCGCGTTCCGCGTGCGTGGCACGAGCCTCGCGCTCGCCGCGATCGCGATGCTCGTCTACGCGGCGGTGCGACCGTGGTGGACGCCGAGCGAAGCCCCGGATCTTTTCGCGTACGCCTATCTAGGCGGCGACGACACCGGCGCGACGTACCCTGTCGACTACGCCCGTGCGCGGCGTTTCGCGGAGCGCTCGTGCGACCAAGGCAGCGCCCTCGGCTGCGAGTACCTCGCGCGCATTTACCAAGAGGGCCTCGGCACCCCGAAGGACGACGCACAGGTGCTGCGCATTCTGGATCGGTGCTGCGAACGAGGCGACAGCCAGGCTTGCTACGAGCAGGGCGCCATGCTGGCGAAAGACCCTGCCGCTACCCGAGCGATCGACCTTTTCGAGAAGGCCTGCACGTCCCCGCGGAAGCGCGTGTTGGCCGCCTGCGTGAGCCTCTCGGAGTATTACCGCGTGGGCCGCGGTCGCCCGAAGGACCTCGCCCACGCACGCGCGCTGGTGCAGGAGGCGTGCGATATCGGCTACGAAGATGGGTGCGCGGGGATCATCCTCATCGATGCCTGGGTCGCCCCGCCTGGCCCCGCGCGGGATGCCAGCATCGAGAAGCTGCGGGCCATGTGCAAGGAGGAAGGCTCGTGGTCCTGCCGCTGCTTGCACACGGCCGAAAAATGGCCAGGCTAG
- a CDS encoding MBL fold metallo-hydrolase has translation MPSSVPSKIRKKIEWLFHRAEGAFLSDAVLAAEGVHLEAKEARARLADSGEPLQAMDLVGRFEQLERALDGDAEKRRAYIDQYGAAGVQRFRAGTETRIYCLSVETFPRHVNNVYVVLEPGSTLMLDCGSNLPSSRRDLALGFAVMRDLFHEDVRQEALDWCVISHAHYDHFGGSNAVKRETRAHLAVHELDARVLSCFDERLVVVSKDIDVYLRRAGIADDARAVLLGLYTAHKSIFKPMQVDRVLRDGDQIGPGYRVHHVPGHCPGLICLQVHDVLLTSDHVLARITPHQFPQAITPFAGLEHYFHSLAKIRKLEGINYALGGHEEPIWDLRMRIDAMANFHRQRLARVLEACAAPRTVLGVSEALFGPREGYDLILAIEEAGAHVEYLHDLGKLRIANLDEVATSRDPVIEYVAR, from the coding sequence ATGCCGTCGTCGGTTCCGTCGAAGATTCGAAAGAAGATCGAGTGGCTCTTTCATCGCGCGGAAGGGGCGTTTCTCTCCGACGCGGTGCTCGCGGCGGAGGGCGTGCACCTCGAGGCGAAGGAGGCGCGCGCACGCCTCGCCGATAGCGGCGAGCCCCTGCAGGCGATGGACCTCGTAGGGCGCTTCGAACAGCTCGAACGCGCACTCGATGGCGATGCCGAAAAGCGCCGCGCGTACATCGACCAATACGGGGCGGCCGGCGTTCAGCGCTTTCGGGCGGGCACCGAGACGCGCATCTATTGCCTCTCCGTCGAGACGTTTCCGCGGCACGTCAACAACGTGTACGTCGTGCTGGAGCCGGGCTCCACGCTCATGCTCGACTGCGGCTCGAACCTACCGAGCTCGCGGCGCGATCTTGCCCTGGGCTTTGCCGTCATGCGCGACCTCTTTCACGAGGACGTGCGGCAGGAGGCGCTCGATTGGTGCGTCATCTCGCACGCACACTATGACCATTTCGGTGGGTCGAACGCGGTCAAGCGCGAGACGCGGGCGCACTTGGCGGTGCACGAGCTCGATGCGCGCGTGCTCTCGTGCTTCGACGAGCGGCTCGTCGTGGTCTCCAAGGACATCGACGTCTACCTGCGCCGTGCCGGCATCGCCGACGACGCGCGGGCGGTGCTCCTCGGGCTCTACACGGCGCACAAGAGCATCTTCAAGCCGATGCAGGTCGACCGCGTCCTGCGCGACGGTGACCAGATTGGTCCCGGCTACCGCGTGCACCACGTCCCGGGGCACTGCCCGGGGCTCATTTGCTTGCAGGTGCACGATGTTCTTTTGACCAGTGACCATGTGCTGGCGCGGATCACGCCACACCAATTCCCACAAGCGATTACGCCCTTCGCGGGCCTCGAGCACTACTTTCACAGTTTGGCGAAAATCCGCAAATTGGAAGGCATCAACTACGCGCTGGGCGGACACGAAGAGCCCATCTGGGATTTGCGCATGCGCATCGACGCCATGGCCAATTTTCACCGCCAACGTCTCGCGCGCGTGCTCGAAGCGTGTGCGGCCCCGCGCACCGTCCTCGGGGTGTCCGAGGCGCTTTTCGGCCCGCGCGAAGGGTACGATCTCATTCTCGCCATCGAGGAAGCAGGTGCGCACGTGGAGTACCTGCACGATCTCGGAAAGCTCCGCATTGCCAACTTGGACGAGGTGGCCACCTCGCGCGATCCGGTCATCGAATACGTCGCGCGCTGA
- a CDS encoding DNA polymerase III subunit delta', translated as MTSLLSQVKAQPTAVATLERALSHGRVHHGYLFDGPDGVGKELAAFGLAQALVCEHREGGPQACGECSACKRVVPKDGRSVHPDVVVLERGLYEPAQIGRRTPEATELSIDQVRTLVLARAAFPPHEGRAKVFIIRRADELSIAAANALLKTLEEPGRGTHFVLLCSKPDTLLPTIRSRTLRVRFAPLPDAVVAELLAARNVEVEEARTMASLANGSMATALALADPDENDKRQRFVDKALAALDSPDMGIALELAEEAKKNKDSIEVALYAFAVRLAERARATAENGDRQADVAAARYALALQAARDVDANASPQLAVESMMVRMRSV; from the coding sequence ATGACTTCTCTTCTTTCGCAGGTAAAAGCCCAGCCGACCGCCGTCGCCACCTTGGAGCGGGCGCTCTCCCATGGGCGCGTTCACCATGGGTATTTGTTCGATGGGCCGGACGGGGTGGGAAAGGAGCTGGCGGCGTTCGGGCTCGCGCAAGCCTTGGTGTGCGAGCACCGGGAGGGGGGACCGCAGGCCTGCGGGGAATGCTCGGCGTGCAAACGCGTTGTGCCGAAGGATGGGAGATCGGTGCATCCCGACGTGGTGGTGCTCGAGCGGGGGTTGTACGAGCCGGCGCAGATCGGGCGGCGCACGCCGGAGGCGACGGAGCTCTCCATCGACCAAGTGCGCACGTTGGTGCTGGCGCGGGCGGCGTTTCCGCCGCACGAAGGCCGGGCGAAGGTGTTCATCATCCGGCGCGCCGACGAGTTGAGCATCGCGGCGGCCAATGCGCTGTTGAAGACGCTGGAGGAGCCCGGCAGGGGAACGCACTTCGTCCTTTTGTGCTCGAAGCCGGACACGTTGCTCCCCACGATTCGATCGCGGACGTTGCGCGTGCGCTTTGCGCCGCTGCCCGACGCGGTGGTGGCCGAGCTTCTGGCGGCACGCAACGTCGAGGTGGAGGAAGCACGCACCATGGCCAGTTTGGCCAATGGCAGCATGGCCACGGCGCTGGCCCTGGCCGATCCCGACGAGAACGACAAGCGCCAGCGGTTCGTGGACAAGGCCCTGGCGGCGTTGGATTCGCCCGACATGGGCATCGCGTTGGAGCTCGCCGAGGAGGCCAAAAAGAACAAAGATTCCATAGAGGTAGCGCTCTACGCCTTCGCGGTTCGCCTCGCGGAACGGGCCCGAGCGACGGCCGAGAACGGAGACCGGCAGGCGGATGTCGCCGCGGCACGTTATGCCCTCGCCCTGCAGGCGGCACGGGATGTGGATGCCAACGCCTCACCGCAGCTGGCGGTGGAATCCATGATGGTGCGCATGAGGAGCGTATGA
- a CDS encoding tetratricopeptide repeat protein → MSRISDMGHTPFGRSVLRRVYHTLFLVWMLASCARPSAVDRARALTRQHNDDEAVRVLVARLHEQPDDRAARRLLIRVYASQGDLGRARAEIDELRHRSPVDDPVPFIELGHAYELAHRFEEALAAYDEAAKIAPASPDGPREGGMRAARWGEVEEARPRLEEAIARGARDAETWHALGLVCVHLRDLRAAESAYQKGHAADRTGSANALGLATVAVMRDDPAAALAAYDTVIARSPRYAPAHLGRAWALIQLKRRADAERALDRAAELGASGAQIEKLRSLNPAR, encoded by the coding sequence ATGAGCCGAATCTCTGACATGGGTCATACTCCTTTTGGTCGAAGTGTTCTCCGCCGGGTGTACCACACCCTCTTCTTGGTGTGGATGCTCGCCTCCTGTGCGCGTCCCTCGGCCGTCGATCGCGCGCGTGCGCTGACGCGGCAACACAACGATGACGAGGCCGTCCGTGTTCTGGTGGCGCGCCTTCACGAGCAACCCGACGATCGCGCCGCGCGCCGCCTGCTCATTCGGGTGTACGCCTCGCAGGGTGACCTCGGACGCGCGCGCGCCGAGATCGACGAACTTCGCCATCGCTCGCCGGTGGACGATCCCGTGCCGTTCATCGAGCTCGGCCACGCCTACGAGCTCGCGCACCGTTTCGAAGAGGCCCTCGCGGCGTACGACGAGGCCGCGAAGATCGCGCCGGCCTCGCCCGACGGCCCGCGCGAAGGCGGCATGCGCGCCGCGCGCTGGGGGGAGGTGGAGGAAGCGCGCCCCCGCCTCGAGGAGGCCATCGCCCGCGGGGCACGCGATGCCGAGACATGGCACGCGCTCGGCCTCGTGTGCGTGCACCTCCGCGATCTCCGGGCCGCCGAAAGCGCGTACCAAAAGGGCCACGCCGCCGATCGCACGGGCTCCGCGAATGCACTCGGCCTCGCGACGGTGGCCGTGATGCGCGACGACCCCGCGGCAGCCCTGGCCGCGTACGACACCGTGATCGCACGCAGCCCGCGCTATGCTCCGGCGCACCTCGGCCGCGCCTGGGCGCTCATCCAATTGAAGCGCCGCGCGGACGCCGAGCGCGCCCTCGACCGCGCCGCCGAACTCGGTGCCTCGGGGGCGCAGATCGAGAAGCTTCGTTCCCTCAACCCAGCGCGGTGA
- a CDS encoding thiamine phosphate synthase, whose translation MMRGLYGMLDLGTLEAQGIAPVDFAKQILTVRPAALQLRAKDFPPREMLALLRLLLPLCRRAGVPLVCNDRADVAVLAGCDMVHLGQDDAPIDFVRRISPGLRVGLSTHNLEQLARALESRPAYVAYGPVFPTSTKRNPDDVVGIEGLRAASALARSHGTPLVAIGGITLERAPLVAPWADSAAVIAGLFDAARTPREMAVAFHAALGGCEAEPAPARV comes from the coding sequence ATGATGCGCGGCCTCTACGGAATGTTGGACTTGGGAACCTTGGAAGCGCAGGGGATCGCCCCCGTCGACTTCGCGAAGCAGATTCTCACCGTGAGGCCCGCCGCGTTGCAGCTTCGCGCCAAGGACTTCCCACCCCGGGAAATGCTCGCGCTCCTGCGCCTCCTTTTGCCGCTTTGTCGACGCGCCGGCGTGCCGCTCGTTTGCAACGATCGCGCGGACGTCGCGGTGCTCGCCGGTTGCGACATGGTGCACCTCGGGCAGGACGACGCCCCCATCGACTTCGTCCGCCGCATCTCGCCCGGCCTGCGCGTCGGACTGTCCACGCACAACCTCGAGCAGCTCGCCCGCGCCCTCGAATCGCGTCCTGCGTACGTGGCCTACGGCCCCGTCTTCCCCACCAGCACCAAGCGCAACCCCGATGACGTCGTCGGGATCGAGGGCCTGCGCGCCGCCTCCGCGCTCGCGCGCAGCCATGGCACGCCGCTGGTGGCCATCGGCGGGATCACCCTCGAGCGCGCGCCGCTCGTCGCGCCCTGGGCCGATTCGGCCGCCGTCATCGCGGGGCTCTTCGACGCCGCGCGAACCCCGCGTGAGATGGCCGTCGCCTTCCATGCGGCGCTCGGTGGCTGTGAGGCGGAGCCGGCACCGGCCCGGGTGTAA
- a CDS encoding DUF1579 domain-containing protein, with protein sequence MPTPTSALWLLLAFTALHAGCSPAQAAPPPATPPVTKSAPVSKSPSAIERMLVPGPETEALTRRVGTWDVVMTLRTSPEATPIVISGMVAERTMTGLYLQETMKPAPGSKVPDFRRIDYLTYNKLEARWQYISMDTRAPIGIMAARSYGATNFPEVTVHFDNFAIPGWGQELEGKFMRARHVTTRESDDRDVTRQYWTPVAGASEWLAVQYEYTRHR encoded by the coding sequence ATGCCCACCCCCACGTCCGCGCTTTGGTTGCTTCTCGCGTTCACCGCTCTTCACGCAGGGTGCTCGCCCGCACAGGCCGCGCCGCCCCCGGCGACTCCGCCCGTCACGAAGTCGGCGCCCGTGTCGAAATCGCCCTCGGCCATCGAGCGCATGCTCGTCCCCGGCCCCGAGACCGAGGCGCTCACCCGCCGCGTGGGGACGTGGGATGTCGTCATGACCTTGCGGACTTCGCCGGAAGCGACGCCCATCGTCATTTCCGGCATGGTCGCCGAGCGCACCATGACCGGCCTGTACCTGCAAGAGACCATGAAGCCGGCGCCCGGCTCCAAGGTGCCGGATTTCCGCCGCATCGATTATCTGACGTACAACAAGCTGGAAGCCCGCTGGCAGTACATCTCGATGGATACACGCGCCCCCATCGGCATCATGGCCGCGCGAAGCTATGGGGCCACGAACTTCCCCGAGGTAACCGTGCACTTCGACAATTTCGCCATCCCCGGATGGGGCCAGGAGCTCGAGGGCAAGTTCATGCGCGCCCGCCACGTCACCACCCGCGAATCCGACGACCGCGACGTCACGCGCCAATACTGGACCCCCGTCGCCGGCGCCTCGGAGTGGCTCGCCGTACAATACGAGTACACGCGCCACCGCTGA